A window of the Bdellovibrionales bacterium genome harbors these coding sequences:
- the bamD gene encoding outer membrane protein assembly factor BamD encodes MAKSFYFYILIVFISAGCVTEPKVNLNSAEGLFTLGEFYEKQERYEEAINQYKTLSNKFPYSKLAPDAELHVADCYFKKEEFPEAFNSYRTFKELHPRHPRSDYVTFRAAESLREQLPTTVDRDLTNATQAISYYDEILTHYSRSQYEPEAKEKRFKLVQMLADKEVYIADFYFGQKKYMSALTRYEQFLQSYPQNSRVPHVLLKAASSAKKAEIPDKMQIYLTQLLKDHPNSSEAQTAKGGL; translated from the coding sequence ATGGCAAAGTCTTTTTATTTTTACATTCTCATCGTCTTCATCTCCGCCGGTTGCGTGACTGAGCCGAAGGTGAATCTAAATTCCGCAGAAGGTCTCTTTACTCTAGGTGAGTTTTACGAAAAACAAGAGCGCTACGAGGAAGCCATTAATCAGTACAAAACTCTTTCGAACAAATTTCCGTACAGCAAACTTGCGCCCGATGCGGAATTGCATGTGGCCGACTGCTATTTTAAAAAAGAGGAATTCCCAGAAGCCTTCAATTCCTATCGCACGTTTAAAGAACTTCACCCCCGTCATCCACGCAGCGATTATGTGACCTTTCGAGCTGCCGAAAGTTTGCGCGAGCAACTTCCGACCACAGTTGATCGTGACCTCACCAATGCGACTCAAGCGATCTCTTATTACGATGAAATTCTGACTCACTATTCACGCTCACAGTACGAACCTGAGGCCAAAGAAAAGCGCTTTAAGCTGGTGCAAATGTTGGCTGATAAAGAAGTCTACATCGCCGACTTTTACTTTGGACAAAAAAAATATATGAGCGCACTGACTCGTTATGAACAATTTCTCCAGTCTTATCCACAGAACTCCAGAGTTCCGCACGTATTGCTCAAGGCCGCATCTTCCGCGAAAAAAGCGGAAATCCCAGACAAAATGCAAATTTATCTCACCCAACTTCTCAAGGACCATCCCAATTCTAGCGAAGCCCAAACCGCCAAGGGAGGATTGTGA
- a CDS encoding tetratricopeptide repeat protein gives MMLTERQEELMNTARDHFTKGHYRLAEPLLMQLQSDGAQNPEIPYMLATITFDRGNLKRAIQLFKASLEIDPEFTDSSVGLSIILNDLGKYDEAKKVFETAYSAMKRKQRGGEDTNLKEKLARKHGELGDMYFLANMFSDACEQFKKAMELAPNISEFSRRLGESSMKLNNDEQAISAFENSLSSDYKVDTHLKLVEAYEKTGKKDRALFELDKMQMKNGTLPEIDSWRQRLNDLNL, from the coding sequence GTGATGCTAACGGAACGCCAAGAAGAACTGATGAATACCGCTCGTGACCATTTTACAAAAGGTCATTACCGATTGGCCGAGCCCCTTCTTATGCAATTGCAAAGCGACGGAGCCCAAAATCCAGAAATCCCTTACATGTTAGCGACAATCACATTTGACCGCGGAAATCTTAAACGCGCCATTCAGCTCTTTAAGGCATCTCTAGAAATTGATCCCGAATTTACCGATTCCAGCGTCGGCTTATCGATCATTTTAAATGACCTTGGAAAATACGACGAGGCCAAAAAAGTTTTCGAAACGGCGTATTCAGCGATGAAGCGTAAACAGCGTGGCGGCGAAGATACCAATCTTAAAGAGAAATTGGCGCGCAAGCACGGCGAACTTGGAGATATGTACTTCCTGGCCAACATGTTTTCGGATGCCTGCGAACAGTTTAAAAAGGCGATGGAGTTAGCTCCGAATATCAGTGAATTTTCTCGTCGCCTCGGCGAAAGCTCTATGAAACTTAATAACGACGAGCAAGCCATCAGCGCTTTTGAAAATTCTCTCTCGAGCGATTACAAAGTGGATACCCACTTAAAACTGGTCGAAGCCTATGAAAAGACCGGCAAGAAAGATCGTGCCCTTTTTGAGCTTGATAAAATGCAAATGAAAAACGGAACTCTTCCAGAAATCGATTCTTGGCGCCAGCGCCTGAATGATTTGAATTTGTGA
- the hpt gene encoding hypoxanthine phosphoribosyltransferase, with product MAQLKENMTQLITAKKVQETVFRLAKEIEIDYHGREIIFICPLKGSLFFVADLMRNISLQQKIDFVYLKSTEKGGAVQILKDITINITGKNVIVVEEIIDAGRTLSFLLDRLGSARPASLKVLTLLDKPARRELPLKPDYTGMTIDDRYVVGYGMDSDEIGRNYRDIFSFKM from the coding sequence ATGGCTCAGCTTAAAGAAAACATGACCCAGTTGATTACTGCCAAAAAAGTGCAGGAAACGGTTTTTCGTCTGGCCAAAGAAATTGAAATTGATTATCACGGGCGGGAAATTATTTTTATCTGCCCTCTGAAGGGTTCATTATTTTTTGTGGCTGATCTCATGAGAAATATCAGTCTTCAGCAAAAAATCGATTTCGTCTACTTGAAGTCCACCGAAAAAGGGGGCGCCGTCCAAATTCTAAAAGATATTACGATCAATATTACCGGCAAGAATGTCATCGTTGTGGAAGAGATCATAGACGCCGGCCGCACGCTCAGCTTTTTGCTAGATCGCTTGGGCTCTGCGCGACCAGCTTCTCTCAAGGTGTTAACTCTATTAGATAAGCCCGCTCGCCGCGAGCTTCCGCTCAAGCCCGACTATACCGGCATGACAATTGATGATCGTTATGTCGTCGGTTATGGCATGGATTCCGACGAAATCGGCCGCAACTATCGCGACATCTTCTCATTCAAAATGTAA
- the tadA gene encoding Flp pilus assembly complex ATPase component TadA produces the protein MNYHAWYRQWKSKLKNISALGAVRYHEENHNSLVIELAGKINSAHYDLSFLTKNVPREDMEKDNFETIKHEWFFTLKINTEIPLSQADFETVSNFLTAELGENISRSLQRKDRSGYFEFFCHFWGVFPAAEGVDHVIHHLSPLIEGKLLTIINEKRNTEVTAPGRDADLQAVGVMDLVQPEKEVSSPSTLENPQGTKSVKLNYVQWLEKFKKEIDCEDFLESVNYDETRKELRLNFSGSIDGEPCWFTLLSQDVAKEEITQPHFENRVRIWHIYFHSNWSAALDDNEFIAVVKNLIRFYPADEMSINRLVMDADNFAFSVYFQDTAPQPFALNTMLESYIEFKRRYPQEIRQRLFKNATVLQFRKAMSQSLASSTIEPREELYTQLEKENFALQMNLDQKARLVEMIYCEEFTGGPIEDLLEMQVSKIMINGPEDIFIEENCQIQKTFFNFVSASSLNKAALYLLKRYGVDTPERLEAGVYKLIYKGSEFAFNVHESAGKFYFVISAMKFHAVSLDLLTKYGSLNPEMNDFLKSVVGCRRNVLVCGSTDSGRTQFVSALAAVISPRLRILHFGPNPYHTEGSEYNYVHSQNSADLLETIGHMHPEIVVVENLKDQEVWPLVRATAENTVVCGAASRSPEDAFGKLECLAKIGKVGLDSQGVHQFLDNAFEIIVHLESLEDGSRKVSRICEAVKDRNGKLEFKDIFYFKKIGIDESRVIGEHISTGHVPQFVHQALHSKNPGITYDLSLFSRTKKAS, from the coding sequence ATGAACTATCACGCATGGTACAGACAGTGGAAATCCAAACTTAAAAACATTTCGGCGCTCGGCGCGGTGAGATATCACGAAGAGAACCACAATTCTCTTGTGATAGAGCTTGCCGGTAAGATCAATTCGGCTCACTACGATCTCTCGTTTTTAACTAAAAATGTTCCTCGAGAGGACATGGAAAAAGACAACTTTGAAACCATTAAGCACGAGTGGTTTTTTACGCTAAAGATCAATACGGAGATTCCTCTCTCTCAGGCGGATTTTGAGACGGTTTCAAATTTTCTGACCGCAGAACTCGGCGAAAACATTAGCCGCTCTCTTCAACGAAAAGACCGATCCGGATATTTTGAGTTCTTTTGTCATTTTTGGGGAGTCTTTCCCGCTGCCGAAGGTGTAGACCATGTGATTCATCATCTTTCCCCTTTGATTGAGGGAAAGCTTTTGACAATTATCAACGAGAAACGAAATACAGAGGTCACCGCTCCAGGCCGCGATGCGGACCTTCAGGCGGTTGGGGTAATGGATCTCGTACAACCCGAAAAAGAAGTTTCTTCGCCATCGACGCTGGAGAATCCGCAGGGGACCAAGTCCGTAAAGCTCAATTATGTACAGTGGCTAGAAAAATTCAAAAAAGAAATCGATTGTGAAGATTTCCTTGAGTCCGTCAACTATGACGAGACTCGTAAAGAACTTCGCTTAAATTTTAGTGGAAGTATAGATGGGGAACCCTGTTGGTTTACCCTCTTAAGCCAAGACGTTGCTAAGGAGGAGATCACTCAACCTCATTTTGAAAATCGGGTTCGCATCTGGCACATTTATTTTCACAGTAACTGGTCGGCGGCCCTCGACGACAACGAGTTTATTGCGGTGGTGAAAAATCTCATCCGTTTTTATCCTGCCGATGAGATGTCCATTAATCGTTTAGTTATGGATGCAGATAACTTCGCATTCTCTGTTTACTTTCAAGATACGGCCCCACAGCCTTTTGCTCTTAATACGATGCTTGAATCTTACATTGAGTTTAAACGGCGTTACCCCCAAGAAATTCGGCAACGTCTTTTTAAAAACGCAACGGTGCTTCAGTTTCGTAAAGCGATGTCACAGTCGTTGGCGAGTTCAACAATTGAACCTCGTGAAGAGCTTTACACCCAGCTAGAAAAAGAAAACTTTGCATTGCAAATGAATTTAGATCAGAAGGCTCGACTGGTCGAGATGATTTACTGTGAGGAGTTCACCGGTGGTCCTATAGAAGATTTGCTAGAAATGCAGGTCTCTAAAATCATGATCAACGGCCCGGAGGATATATTTATCGAGGAGAATTGTCAGATTCAGAAAACGTTCTTTAACTTTGTATCGGCGTCTTCGCTAAATAAAGCGGCACTGTATCTTTTAAAAAGATATGGGGTGGATACGCCAGAGCGTTTAGAGGCGGGTGTTTATAAGCTGATCTATAAAGGATCAGAGTTTGCGTTTAATGTTCATGAATCTGCAGGCAAATTTTACTTTGTGATTTCCGCGATGAAGTTTCACGCCGTGAGTTTGGACTTACTGACGAAGTATGGGTCCCTCAACCCAGAGATGAATGATTTTTTAAAATCAGTCGTAGGTTGTAGACGCAATGTTCTGGTGTGTGGTTCTACTGACAGTGGGAGAACTCAATTCGTCTCCGCATTAGCCGCAGTCATCTCTCCGCGCCTAAGAATTTTGCACTTCGGTCCTAACCCCTATCATACGGAAGGGTCAGAGTATAATTACGTCCATTCTCAAAACAGTGCCGATCTACTAGAAACGATCGGTCATATGCATCCCGAGATAGTGGTCGTGGAAAATCTTAAGGACCAAGAGGTGTGGCCCCTGGTTCGTGCGACGGCCGAAAATACAGTGGTGTGTGGTGCCGCCAGCCGCTCTCCTGAAGACGCATTTGGAAAGTTGGAATGCCTAGCAAAAATCGGAAAAGTGGGACTTGATAGTCAAGGAGTCCATCAATTTCTCGATAACGCTTTCGAGATTATTGTCCATCTGGAGAGTCTCGAAGATGGAAGTCGTAAAGTGTCCCGCATCTGCGAGGCTGTGAAAGATCGGAATGGAAAGTTAGAGTTCAAAGATATTTTCTACTTTAAAAAGATAGGAATAGATGAATCTCGTGTGATCGGGGAACATATTTCCACAGGACATGTGCCGCAATTTGTACACCAAGCATTGCACTCTAAAAACCCGGGCATCACCTATGACCTGTCACTGTTCTCGAGAACTAAAAAAGCATCCTAA
- a CDS encoding DUF2878 domain-containing protein — translation MTLSATSSKAQLLNSSIFFAGLLGFLIAAVLRNNDLGLVVSFLAVILNLGFVSRRHRVDLIKAITCFSLGFFFEYLNMNLRTFYYEFTPTIPPVWMLGLWPLISTLFFSAFKDLSSQARWKIFACGLPICGVHIFMSHFGRIEFLEPKALTYGITALIIALEFSVVAFICKKLDARPEISRPKA, via the coding sequence ATGACCTTGTCGGCCACATCGTCTAAAGCTCAGTTATTAAATTCCAGCATTTTTTTCGCCGGCCTGCTGGGGTTTCTTATCGCAGCAGTATTGCGAAATAACGATTTGGGCCTAGTGGTCTCATTTCTAGCGGTCATTCTCAATCTTGGCTTTGTTTCTCGTCGCCATCGCGTGGATCTTATCAAAGCCATCACCTGTTTTAGTTTGGGTTTTTTCTTTGAATATTTGAATATGAATTTGCGAACATTTTATTATGAGTTCACACCGACGATTCCGCCGGTGTGGATGTTAGGGTTATGGCCCCTCATTTCGACATTGTTTTTTTCTGCATTCAAAGACTTGTCTTCGCAAGCGCGGTGGAAGATTTTTGCCTGCGGGCTCCCGATTTGTGGGGTTCATATTTTTATGTCGCACTTTGGGCGTATTGAGTTTTTGGAACCGAAGGCGTTAACTTATGGAATAACGGCCTTGATCATTGCGCTTGAATTTTCTGTTGTGGCTTTTATTTGCAAAAAACTCGACGCACGTCCTGAGATCTCACGACCTAAAGCCTGA
- the rimO gene encoding 30S ribosomal protein S12 methylthiotransferase RimO — MKTAIASSPTHKVHMISLGCPKNLVDSEMMLGSLMKDGYQITDGVDEAETIIVNTCSFIDDAKKESISKILEAAEYKQTGKLKNLVVTGCLPQRYKDEIVNDLPEVDVFVGSGEFQKISTILKARQQGEAERQYFNLPTYLQEENTPRVNSEPFYRAYLKISEGCLKRCSFCAIPKIRGNLQSRRVSAIVNEAKLLVAGGVREINVISHDFTDYGWDLRRKDKSVTDSPYELLKALSDIKGLDWIRLLYLYPDGLDVNVLEPMKERPNLVKYFDMPLQHISNNMLKVMNRKMVRSEIEETLNNIRRIMPEAIIRTQFIVGFPGETEEDFNELVEFVKEQKFDRVGCFTYSPQEGTAGAKMVQTVSEEEKARRFHKLMKTQQSISKKNHKKYIGQIIPVIIDGECEETELLMQGRTSQQAPGIDGVVLINEGHAEVGEIVNVKITSSHDYDLVGHIV; from the coding sequence ATGAAGACTGCTATTGCCTCCTCTCCCACTCATAAAGTCCACATGATTAGCTTAGGCTGTCCCAAAAATCTCGTTGATAGCGAGATGATGTTGGGATCCTTAATGAAGGACGGATATCAGATTACCGACGGAGTTGATGAAGCGGAAACAATTATCGTGAACACGTGCAGCTTTATCGACGACGCTAAAAAAGAATCGATTTCAAAAATTCTTGAGGCGGCCGAGTACAAGCAAACAGGGAAATTAAAAAACCTCGTTGTAACGGGCTGCCTTCCCCAGCGTTACAAAGACGAGATCGTCAATGACCTTCCAGAGGTGGATGTTTTTGTGGGCTCAGGAGAATTCCAAAAAATTTCTACGATTCTTAAGGCACGTCAACAGGGTGAGGCCGAAAGACAGTATTTTAATCTCCCGACCTATCTCCAAGAAGAAAACACGCCCCGGGTGAATTCAGAACCATTTTACCGAGCCTATCTTAAAATCTCAGAGGGTTGCTTAAAACGCTGCTCGTTTTGTGCGATTCCCAAAATTCGTGGAAATCTTCAGTCTCGCCGGGTTTCCGCGATCGTCAACGAAGCCAAGCTTCTTGTGGCGGGAGGAGTTCGAGAGATCAATGTGATCTCCCATGATTTTACTGATTATGGCTGGGATCTCCGGCGCAAAGATAAGTCAGTGACGGATTCTCCCTACGAACTTTTAAAAGCTCTCTCGGACATTAAGGGTTTAGACTGGATCCGTCTGTTGTATCTTTATCCAGATGGTTTAGATGTGAATGTTCTTGAGCCGATGAAAGAGCGTCCGAATCTAGTGAAGTACTTCGATATGCCTCTTCAACACATTAGTAACAATATGTTGAAAGTCATGAATCGTAAAATGGTCCGCTCCGAGATCGAAGAAACTTTGAACAATATCCGACGAATTATGCCCGAAGCGATTATTCGCACTCAATTTATTGTTGGTTTTCCTGGAGAAACGGAAGAGGATTTTAACGAACTCGTCGAATTCGTTAAAGAACAAAAGTTTGATCGCGTGGGCTGCTTTACTTACTCTCCTCAAGAGGGAACGGCAGGAGCCAAGATGGTGCAGACAGTGAGCGAAGAAGAAAAAGCTCGGCGCTTTCATAAATTAATGAAGACGCAACAGTCGATCAGCAAAAAGAATCACAAAAAGTATATTGGTCAAATCATTCCGGTGATCATTGATGGCGAGTGTGAGGAGACAGAACTTCTCATGCAGGGCCGTACTTCCCAACAGGCTCCAGGCATTGACGGTGTTGTGCTTATTAACGAGGGTCATGCTGAAGTCGGTGAAATCGTAAATGTAAAAATCACGAGCAGCCACGATTATGACCTTGTCGGCCACATCGTCTAA
- a CDS encoding outer membrane lipoprotein carrier protein LolA: MFSLLVSILILTSSAAEKSVDAGDIEQVNTLKEVDAKYQKSKSIIMDVQKTDRIAALEQTKSAAGKIWIRKGKFRLELETKDESKDKSTIVADGQHLWMVTPPPKEFKGAKTQVVKVPMNTDRARQQGLLQLLTEGGVLKYFKVTGTSVERGRVTYFLSPDKKSVEFRRAQVVIDTEAKKILSLKYWDSLDNETNYEFSKVSFNGSVADSLLKYSPPKDADVITNI, encoded by the coding sequence ATGTTCAGCCTTTTAGTTTCCATACTCATTCTGACCTCTTCGGCTGCAGAGAAATCTGTGGATGCGGGCGATATCGAACAAGTGAACACTCTCAAAGAAGTGGATGCTAAATATCAGAAATCAAAATCCATCATTATGGATGTGCAGAAAACCGATCGCATCGCTGCGCTCGAGCAAACAAAGTCTGCTGCGGGAAAAATCTGGATCCGCAAAGGCAAGTTTCGTTTGGAGCTCGAGACCAAAGATGAAAGCAAAGACAAATCAACGATCGTCGCCGATGGCCAACATTTATGGATGGTCACGCCACCACCTAAAGAATTTAAGGGCGCTAAAACTCAAGTCGTGAAAGTTCCCATGAACACGGACCGCGCGCGACAACAAGGGTTACTGCAATTATTGACCGAAGGGGGAGTTCTTAAATATTTCAAGGTGACTGGTACTTCTGTGGAGCGAGGCCGAGTGACTTACTTTTTATCTCCCGATAAAAAAAGTGTGGAATTCCGTCGAGCCCAAGTGGTGATCGATACCGAGGCCAAGAAAATTTTAAGTTTAAAATATTGGGACTCTCTGGATAACGAAACTAATTATGAATTCAGTAAAGTGTCTTTTAATGGCTCTGTGGCAGACAGTTTACTTAAATATTCTCCGCCTAAAGATGCCGATGTGATTACAAATATATGA
- a CDS encoding potassium transporter Kup: protein MKSQKSGTELTLIIAALGVVFGDIGTSPLYTLREAFTGHGGLDPSAFNVLGVLSLIIWTIVLIVSLKYLLFVMKADNKGEGGILALTALISSLRPSEGFRRAPILLLGLFGAALLFSDGVLTPAVTVLAAVEGLQIATPLFKPVVVPIAITILVLLFWAQHYGSARIGLVFGPVITVWFSALAVLGISGVLKAPEVLQAFNPIYGIEFALQQGWHIVHVLGAVFLAVTGAEALYADMGHFGPSPIRKGWYYVAFPALILNYLGQGALIITDPTAITNPFYFLVPSWALYPMVILATCAAVIASQALISGVFSITQQAIHLGYLPRIRVVHTSDEARGQIYMPHVNWALLTFTVWLTIEFKSSSALASAYGIAVSLTMLITTFLACLVAYRMWKLNPIVIGIGFVLMMGVDLIFFFANSLKIHDGGWFPLALASVLFLVTTTWKTGRIILFEYMKSHTIPFDTFVEQIQIRPPAKVPGTAIFMTAETSGIPLALLHNVKHNKVLHQKNIFLTIRVEEVPYVKKQDRLEITKLKDGFSRWIAHYGFMEKPDVRDVFDASHDQSNLIKMEDVSFFLGKETIIATHNRGMAIWREKLFSFMTKNSEAAIIFFNIPRHQVVELGVQIEL from the coding sequence ATGAAATCACAAAAATCGGGAACTGAACTCACTCTCATAATCGCGGCGCTTGGTGTTGTTTTCGGAGATATCGGAACCAGTCCACTCTACACGTTGCGAGAAGCCTTCACCGGGCACGGTGGCTTGGATCCGTCGGCATTTAATGTTCTCGGCGTACTTTCTTTGATCATCTGGACTATTGTTCTTATTGTTTCGTTGAAATATCTCTTATTCGTCATGAAGGCGGACAACAAAGGCGAGGGCGGAATCCTGGCTTTGACCGCTCTAATCTCTTCGCTCCGTCCCTCGGAGGGATTTCGTCGCGCCCCCATTCTTCTCCTTGGTCTTTTCGGCGCGGCTTTGCTTTTTAGCGACGGCGTGCTTACGCCGGCCGTTACCGTTTTAGCCGCTGTCGAAGGTCTACAGATTGCAACTCCACTCTTTAAGCCGGTGGTCGTTCCTATTGCTATCACTATTCTTGTATTGCTTTTTTGGGCTCAACACTATGGCTCCGCAAGAATTGGATTAGTTTTCGGCCCCGTCATCACTGTTTGGTTTTCGGCTCTGGCGGTCCTCGGGATCTCTGGAGTTTTAAAAGCCCCGGAAGTGCTTCAAGCATTTAATCCCATCTATGGAATTGAATTTGCGCTTCAACAAGGATGGCACATTGTCCATGTTCTTGGTGCTGTTTTCCTCGCCGTCACCGGAGCTGAGGCGCTTTACGCCGACATGGGACACTTTGGTCCTTCGCCGATTCGTAAAGGTTGGTACTATGTGGCCTTTCCGGCTCTCATTTTAAATTACCTGGGGCAAGGCGCTTTGATTATTACGGATCCCACAGCTATCACCAATCCCTTTTATTTCTTAGTGCCGAGCTGGGCCTTGTATCCAATGGTGATCCTCGCGACATGTGCCGCAGTAATTGCCTCGCAAGCCCTGATCTCTGGAGTGTTTTCGATCACCCAGCAAGCCATTCACCTCGGCTACCTGCCGCGAATTCGTGTCGTTCATACGTCGGACGAAGCTCGAGGCCAAATTTACATGCCTCATGTGAATTGGGCCCTACTTACTTTTACAGTTTGGCTGACGATTGAATTTAAATCTTCCAGCGCCCTCGCCTCGGCTTACGGCATCGCCGTATCACTGACCATGCTGATCACTACATTTTTAGCCTGCTTAGTGGCCTATCGCATGTGGAAGCTCAACCCTATCGTTATTGGGATCGGCTTTGTCCTCATGATGGGTGTTGATCTTATTTTCTTCTTCGCGAACTCTCTTAAAATTCATGACGGAGGATGGTTCCCTCTCGCATTAGCCTCGGTCCTTTTCCTAGTCACAACGACTTGGAAGACCGGAAGAATTATTCTCTTCGAATACATGAAGAGCCATACAATTCCGTTCGATACTTTTGTTGAGCAAATACAAATTAGACCGCCGGCCAAAGTTCCCGGCACTGCAATTTTTATGACGGCGGAGACCTCGGGAATTCCGTTGGCGCTACTTCATAACGTGAAACACAACAAGGTTCTCCATCAAAAGAACATTTTCCTGACGATTCGTGTAGAGGAAGTCCCTTACGTTAAAAAACAAGATCGTTTGGAAATCACCAAACTCAAAGACGGATTTTCTCGCTGGATCGCTCATTACGGATTTATGGAAAAGCCCGACGTGCGCGACGTCTTTGATGCGTCTCATGACCAGTCCAATTTAATTAAGATGGAAGATGTGAGTTTTTTCCTTGGAAAAGAGACCATCATCGCCACTCATAATCGAGGCATGGCCATTTGGCGCGAAAAGCTCTTCTCGTTTATGACGAAAAACTCCGAAGCCGCGATCATCTTCTTTAATATCCCTCGACACCAAGTCGTCGAACTCGGCGTCCAAATCGAACTTTAA
- a CDS encoding DUF3267 domain-containing protein, with amino-acid sequence MKIIFNQIPTGPQFYQEEPGWTKHKEPSFNIYILIGSAMGLLLAMIVTFLFLTYLRDEMLAAKKTAPVNHGLVFLTLCGVFIVHELAHIISYPDRGLSSQSSFVILPRKMCMAAVFIGRLSKRRYMICLLAPIFVITVPLLIYCLVTFNFYAFVAAIANLAGAGPDIFGVILIARRIPSGAIVQNYQYDTYYKMEASF; translated from the coding sequence GTGAAGATCATCTTTAATCAAATTCCTACCGGCCCTCAATTTTACCAAGAAGAGCCGGGGTGGACGAAACATAAAGAGCCTTCATTCAATATATACATTCTTATTGGTTCTGCGATGGGGCTCCTCCTTGCCATGATCGTGACTTTTTTATTTTTGACCTATCTGCGCGACGAAATGCTTGCGGCGAAAAAGACAGCACCAGTCAACCACGGACTCGTTTTTCTGACACTTTGTGGAGTATTTATCGTTCATGAATTGGCCCACATTATTTCTTACCCCGATCGAGGATTGAGTTCTCAATCGTCATTTGTCATATTACCGAGGAAAATGTGCATGGCTGCCGTATTTATCGGCCGGCTCTCTAAGCGCCGTTATATGATCTGCTTATTAGCGCCTATATTTGTAATCACAGTACCATTATTGATCTACTGTTTAGTCACCTTCAACTTCTACGCATTTGTTGCGGCCATCGCAAATTTAGCGGGCGCAGGTCCTGATATCTTTGGTGTGATTCTTATTGCCCGGCGGATTCCGTCGGGGGCCATCGTGCAAAACTATCAGTACGATACCTACTACAAAATGGAAGCCTCTTTTTAA
- a CDS encoding DUF3267 domain-containing protein — protein sequence MKFYFNELPVQKKFYENSSDWVRVLEPDFNIQLRWGMVIGFTIGFIVLLAFTHFYKAELRAARVTPVQVGLLVFGFFAVNFIHEIIHLVLLPHWGFSEKSIMAFIPKQGVLFVAHLEGITRWNYLLALVGPLFFLSIVPLGICMYEPNKVVVILAVANLAASGGDMMRVWVIYNRVPKGALVRTYEQQTYHSTRYFLREDHL from the coding sequence ATGAAGTTCTATTTTAACGAGTTACCCGTCCAAAAAAAATTTTATGAGAACAGTTCAGATTGGGTTCGAGTTCTCGAACCAGACTTTAACATACAGCTTCGATGGGGAATGGTGATTGGTTTTACCATTGGATTCATCGTACTTTTGGCTTTTACACATTTTTATAAAGCGGAGCTGAGGGCCGCGAGGGTCACACCTGTTCAGGTGGGCCTACTAGTATTTGGTTTTTTTGCCGTAAATTTCATTCACGAAATTATCCATTTAGTATTACTTCCCCATTGGGGCTTTTCTGAAAAATCAATTATGGCTTTTATACCTAAACAAGGCGTTTTATTTGTAGCGCATCTCGAAGGCATAACGAGATGGAATTATTTATTGGCGTTGGTGGGGCCGCTTTTTTTTCTTTCGATTGTTCCATTAGGCATTTGCATGTATGAACCCAACAAAGTGGTTGTAATTCTCGCCGTCGCAAATCTTGCTGCCTCTGGAGGGGATATGATGAGAGTGTGGGTGATTTATAATCGTGTCCCTAAGGGAGCCTTGGTTCGCACTTACGAACAGCAGACGTATCATTCCACCAGGTATTTTCTTCGTGAAGATCATCTTTAA
- a CDS encoding 23S rRNA (pseudouridine(1915)-N(3))-methyltransferase RlmH, translating to MQVVCIAVNDQKEDWFNLLAAHYSKKIKPYAKFEIQWIKPFRESREDLEKKIQKEAENILNKIESNDVVVVCDERGEALSSIKFAKKIEHYKDTIGSRRVVFIVGGAYGLDVSIKKRANMTLQLSTMVMNHHVAAAMLFEQIYRAFTIINKIPYHNE from the coding sequence ATGCAAGTGGTGTGTATCGCGGTCAATGATCAAAAGGAAGATTGGTTCAATCTCCTGGCCGCCCACTACAGTAAAAAAATTAAACCTTACGCTAAATTCGAAATCCAATGGATCAAACCGTTCCGTGAATCGCGAGAAGATCTCGAAAAAAAGATCCAAAAGGAAGCGGAAAACATTCTTAATAAAATTGAATCGAATGATGTTGTCGTTGTCTGCGATGAGCGCGGAGAAGCGCTGTCATCCATCAAATTTGCAAAAAAAATCGAACACTATAAAGACACGATCGGTTCAAGACGAGTTGTTTTTATTGTGGGCGGTGCCTACGGATTAGATGTCAGTATTAAGAAGCGCGCTAATATGACTTTACAACTATCCACAATGGTCATGAACCATCACGTGGCGGCCGCGATGCTCTTCGAACAAATCTACCGCGCCTTCACGATCATTAATAAAATCCCCTATCACAACGAGTAG